Proteins encoded in a region of the Limanda limanda chromosome 17, fLimLim1.1, whole genome shotgun sequence genome:
- the LOC133022873 gene encoding primary amine oxidase, liver isozyme-like: MNSLVKCALVFFVLVSIVLNIVLIGIPFSRAPKCAAQRVHPLLGKHDDHSLVFADLTKEEYTQVQQYMLRQKDLDISTNLLTKPSGNYLFLIDLSLPKKADALAYLNDKGPKPVKEATVVVFHGAQGYIKENLVWPLPNPTHHRDVTTDRYKEGLPINARTVTVGEYALLFRFLDVEVFSHLKKLLKESFNYDDKRLNAFEQMPRGVRSGDRQTWIAFHRYASSMYIQPVGFEVLVDHKSVNASDWEVKRLLYNGAYFHTVADLQKKYDSGSVKKIVYKESPDYGSLKPRTKPLQVAPQQFYMEGKRFSVNHNQVLYLDWSFAFGLSSLTGMRVFDVRFKGERIAYELSVQEAMSVYGSVTPGMMLTKFFDSSIGIGRFAHELVRGVDCPYAATYVDTYRYIDVPVPVRFRNSICIFEHNMGQPLRRHFADFFHNSYGGMVNSALVFRTITAIGSYDYMWDFIFYQTGAVEAKVHATGYISSSYLVNGSMTHGHQVAENVLGNIHTHFINFKVDLNIQGLQNVFHTKDMKFVNVSLPWMPDHYAMVPQLVENQLKTEQEAALRYNTKTPRYLHIASDKLNRWGHKRSYRLQVYSFAGDHLPESQAEEKAMSWARYKVAITKHRDSEQTSSSLYNQNNFWSPAVDFSKYIADNESIENEDLVAWVTAGFLHIPHSEDIPNTLTVGNGGGVVLRPHNYFDEDPSINSPDGVYFVPGSETSCGTNRMACLAKGPCSPVLEPFTYHGFYGTVKSQGCQWKN; the protein is encoded by the exons ATGAACTCTTTAGTGAAATGTGCGCTCGTCTTCTTTGTGCTCGTCTCCATCGTCCTTAACATCGTTCTGATTGGCATTCCCTTCAGCAGGGCACCCAAATGTGCTGCTCAGCGCGTCCACCCGCTGCTGGGCAAGCACGACGACCACAGCCTTGTGTTCGCGGACCTCACCAAGGAGGAGTACACGCAGGTCCAGCAGTACATGCTGCGTCAGAAAGACTTGGACATATCCACCAACCTACTCACCAAACCATCTGGAAATTATTTGTTCTTAATAGACCTCTCTTTGCCAAAGAAAGCTGACGCGCTGGCTTACTTAAACGACAAAGGTCCCAAGCCAGTGAAGGAGGCGACGGTGGTCGTGTTCCACGGGGCCCAGGGCTACATCAAGGAGAACCTTGTATGGCCTCTTCCTAACCCGACCCACCACAGAGATGTCACCACAGACAGGTATAAGGAGGGGCTGCCCATCAATGCGCGCACAGTCACTGTCGGTGAATACGCTTTACTTTTCCGGTTTTTGGATGTTGAAGTTTTTTCCCACCTAAAGAAGCTCCTGAAAGAGAGTTTCAACTATGACGACAAGAGGCTGAACGCGTTTGAGCAGATGCCCCGCGGAGTCCGGTCCGGGGACAGACAGACCTGGATCGCCTTCCACAGATATGCGAGCAGCATGTACATCCAGCCGGTGGGCTTCGAGGTGCTGGTCGACCACAAGAGCGTCAACGCGTCCGACTGGGAGGTCAAGCGGCTGCTTTATAACGGTGCGTACTTTCACACTGTGGCAGATCTTCAAAAGAAATATGACAGTGGATCCGTCAAGAAGATAGTATATAAGGAGTCCCCTGATTATGGCTCTCTGAAACCCAGGACCAAGCCTCTGCAAGTGGCCCCGCAGCAGTTCTACATGGAGGGGAAGCGCTTCAGTGTGAACCACAACCAGGTCCTGTACCTGGACTGGAGCTTCGCCTTCGGGTTGAGCTCTCTCACGGGCATGAGGGTGTTTGATGTCCGATTCAAGGGTGAGAGGATAGCCTACGAGCTGAGCGTACAAGAGGCCATGTCGGTGTACGGCTCCGTGACACCAGGGATGATGCTCACCAAGTTTTTTGATTCAAGCATCGGTATAGGGCGCTTCGCACACGAACTGGTCCGTGGCGTGGATTGTCCCTACGCCGCCACCTACGTTGACACATATCGCTACATCGATGTCCCAGTCCCCGTCAGATTCAGGAATTCGATCTGCATCTTTGAGCACAACATGGGTCAGCCCCTGCGGAGGCACTTCGCGGACTTTTTCCACAACAGTTATGGAGGGATGGTGAACAGCGCCTTGGTGTTCAGAACCATCACAGCTATAGGAAGCTACGACTACATGTGGGATTTCATCTTCTACCAGACCGGAGCAGTGGAGGCCAAGGTGCACGCCACTGGCTACATCTCCTCCTCTTACCTGGTGAACGGCAGTATGACACACGGGCACCAGGTGGCGGAAAATGTCCTGGGCAACATCCACACCCACTTCATCAACTTCAAAGTGGACTTgaa TATCCAGGGCC TACAGAATGTATTCCATACCAAAGACATGAAGTTTGTTAACGTGTCTCTGCCATGGATGCCTGATCACTATGCTATGGTCCCTCAGCTGGTGGAGAATCAACTCAAAACAGAGCAG GAGGCAGCCCTGCGATACAACACCAAGACTCCTCGCTACCTCCATATCGCCAGTGACAAGTTGAACCGCTGGGGTCACAAGCGTTCCTACAGGCTGCAGGTGTACAGCTTTGCAGGTGACCACCTTCCAGAGAGCCAGGCTGAGGAGAAGGCCATGTCCTGGGCCAG gtATAAGGTTGCCATTACAAAGCATAGGGACTCTGAGCAGACCAGCAGCAGTCTGTACAATCAAAACAACTTCTGGTCTCCAGCTGTTGACTTCAGCAAGTACATTGCAGACAACGAAAGCATTGAAAATGAG GACCTGGTTGCCTGGGTGACCGCCGGTTTCCTCCATATACCACATTCAGAGGACATCCCCAATACTTTAACTGTGGGTAATGGGGGTGGGGTCGTGCTGCGGCCCCACAACTACTTTGATGAGGATCCATCCATAAACTCTCCTGATGGAGTGTACTTTGTCCCCGGCAGCGAGACTAGCTGTGGGACCAACAGGATGGCCTGCCTTGCTAAAGGGCCCTGCAGCCCCGTGCTAGAGCCCTTCACTTACCATG GTTTTTATGGAACGGTAAAATCCCAAGGGTGTCAATGGAAAAACTAA